From Rhizobium tumorigenes, the proteins below share one genomic window:
- a CDS encoding aliphatic sulfonate ABC transporter substrate-binding protein: MSTIRATFLGVAVAVGMIAGPAGAAQLSEIRIDWATYNPVSLLLKKEGLLEKEFKNDGIKITWVQSAGSNKALEFLNASSIDFGSTAGAAALIARFNGNPVKSIYVFSRPEWTALVTRADSPIKSVADLRGKSIAVTRGTDPHIFLVRALADAGLTEKDVKLVLLQHADGKLALLRGDVDAWAGLDPLMASAEVEEGAKLFFRKPQNNTWGVLNTTETFAAEHPDIVKRVIAVYEQARQDALKHPEALKAALVEAAKLPENVIDKQLERTDLTKPTIGTAQRETVIAAGKALQKAGVIQAGADVEKVAGELIDTDFAVTDTR, encoded by the coding sequence ATGTCGACGATAAGAGCTACATTCTTGGGAGTTGCAGTCGCCGTCGGCATGATCGCCGGGCCTGCAGGGGCGGCCCAGCTTTCAGAGATCCGCATCGACTGGGCTACCTACAATCCGGTAAGCCTGCTTCTTAAGAAGGAGGGCTTGCTGGAAAAGGAGTTCAAGAATGACGGCATCAAGATCACCTGGGTGCAGTCGGCCGGATCCAACAAGGCGTTGGAATTCCTTAATGCGAGCTCGATCGATTTCGGCTCGACAGCCGGCGCCGCGGCGCTGATTGCCCGTTTCAACGGCAATCCGGTCAAATCGATATATGTTTTTTCGCGGCCCGAGTGGACGGCTCTGGTCACCCGTGCAGACAGCCCGATCAAGTCTGTAGCCGACCTCAGGGGCAAATCCATCGCAGTCACGCGTGGCACCGATCCACACATATTCCTCGTGCGCGCGCTGGCAGATGCCGGGTTGACAGAAAAGGATGTCAAGCTTGTGCTGCTGCAACATGCCGACGGTAAGCTCGCCCTATTGCGTGGCGATGTTGACGCCTGGGCGGGCCTCGACCCCCTGATGGCATCGGCCGAGGTCGAAGAGGGCGCGAAGCTTTTTTTCCGCAAGCCCCAGAACAATACCTGGGGCGTGCTGAACACCACGGAGACGTTCGCTGCAGAGCATCCAGACATCGTGAAGCGCGTGATTGCGGTCTACGAGCAGGCACGCCAAGATGCCCTGAAGCACCCTGAAGCGCTCAAGGCGGCGCTGGTCGAGGCAGCGAAGCTACCGGAAAACGTGATCGACAAGCAACTCGAGCGCACCGACCTCACCAAGCCGACCATCGGTACAGCCCAGAGGGAAACCGTTATCGCGGCTGGAAAGGCATTACAGAAGGCCGGCGTCATACAGGCAGGGGCGGATGTCGAGAAGGTGGCAGGTGAACTGATCGATACGGACTTTGCCGTGACAGATACTCGGTAG
- a CDS encoding ABC transporter permease, whose protein sequence is MTDAAEVRQTIDRQAASARKRRALAAFSVRIAKAIIIPAGLLIFWEVAVDLGWMGGRLMPPPSMVMNTLWALLQSGELLTHVWITTLRVLLGFCIGTVAGTIAGALTGYFPLARQLLDPTLQALRAIPSVAWVPLFILWLGIFETSKIALIAVGVFFPVYLGFSGALQSVDRKIVEVGRIFRLSGFAMVGRILLPAVFPAYVIALRAGLGLGWMFVVAAEFMGASEGLGYLLVDGQQLGKPAQIMAAIVCFAIIGKATDSLLVLATAPLLRWQDTFNRGQS, encoded by the coding sequence ATGACGGATGCAGCCGAAGTCAGGCAGACCATCGATAGGCAAGCCGCGAGCGCCCGCAAACGACGGGCGCTCGCGGCTTTTTCCGTACGCATTGCCAAGGCAATTATCATTCCCGCTGGTCTACTCATTTTCTGGGAAGTGGCTGTCGATCTCGGCTGGATGGGTGGACGGTTGATGCCGCCGCCGTCGATGGTGATGAATACACTCTGGGCACTGCTGCAGAGTGGCGAGTTGCTGACACATGTGTGGATCACGACGCTTCGCGTTCTGCTGGGGTTCTGTATCGGAACCGTGGCCGGCACCATTGCCGGCGCGCTGACGGGCTATTTTCCGCTGGCTCGCCAGTTGCTCGATCCGACCCTGCAGGCACTAAGGGCAATACCCTCAGTCGCCTGGGTGCCCTTGTTCATCCTTTGGCTCGGTATCTTCGAGACATCAAAAATCGCGCTGATTGCCGTCGGCGTGTTCTTTCCTGTCTATCTTGGCTTTTCCGGCGCGCTGCAGTCGGTCGATCGCAAGATCGTCGAGGTCGGCCGCATCTTTCGGCTGTCAGGTTTTGCGATGGTCGGGCGCATTTTGCTGCCAGCGGTGTTTCCTGCCTACGTGATTGCGTTGCGGGCTGGTCTTGGACTTGGCTGGATGTTCGTTGTCGCCGCAGAGTTCATGGGCGCTTCCGAAGGGCTTGGCTACCTGCTCGTCGACGGCCAGCAATTGGGGAAACCGGCGCAGATCATGGCGGCCATCGTCTGTTTTGCAATTATCGGCAAGGCAACCGACAGCTTGCTGGTCTTGGCCACCGCCCCTTTGCTTCGCTGGCAGGACACCTTCAACCGGGGGCAGAGCTGA
- a CDS encoding ABC transporter ATP-binding protein, producing the protein MLSLQGLSKTFAGGVHALEGVSLRVRPGEIVAVIGGSGCGKSTLLRLVSGLDHPSRGRVMLGAETILEPHPRINLIFQEPRLLPWLTVAGNVGFGLPKQTAINRVGLVNGALEKVGLSSYAARWPKELSGGQAQRVAIARALVTRPKVLLLDEPFSALDAFTRVDLQDHLLDIWDDTRPTLILVTHDIEEAVALADRVVVMRPRPGQILDEVAIQLPRKRDRTAPAFEAKRRKILALLNMSLQSSAACQMTASRS; encoded by the coding sequence ATGTTGTCGTTGCAGGGTCTTTCAAAAACATTCGCCGGCGGCGTGCATGCTCTTGAGGGAGTTTCACTGCGGGTGAGACCCGGCGAGATCGTCGCCGTGATCGGCGGCTCTGGCTGCGGCAAGAGCACGCTGCTGCGTCTCGTTAGCGGCCTTGATCATCCAAGCCGTGGCCGTGTGATGCTGGGCGCAGAAACGATTTTGGAACCGCACCCACGCATCAATCTGATTTTCCAGGAGCCGAGGCTGCTGCCGTGGTTGACGGTGGCGGGCAATGTGGGCTTTGGATTGCCGAAACAAACCGCTATCAACCGGGTTGGCCTTGTGAATGGGGCGCTGGAGAAGGTCGGCCTCTCATCCTATGCGGCGCGGTGGCCGAAGGAGCTTTCGGGTGGTCAAGCGCAACGTGTGGCGATTGCGCGTGCCTTGGTGACCCGCCCAAAAGTCCTGCTTCTCGATGAGCCGTTTTCGGCCTTGGATGCATTTACCCGTGTAGATCTGCAAGACCATCTTCTCGATATCTGGGATGATACGCGGCCGACGCTGATCCTCGTTACTCACGACATCGAGGAGGCAGTAGCGTTGGCAGACCGGGTCGTTGTCATGCGCCCACGTCCTGGTCAGATACTCGATGAGGTTGCGATCCAGCTACCAAGAAAGCGAGACAGGACAGCCCCCGCCTTTGAAGCTAAAAGACGCAAAATTCTGGCGCTTCTGAATATGTCGTTACAATCATCTGCAGCGTGTCAGATGACCGCAAGTCGATCGTGA
- a CDS encoding RBBP9/YdeN family alpha/beta hydrolase has product MTAVLILPGLFGSDEAHWQQHWLRDQPDSLCVVQDDFNNPRLSDWMLRLEETLDAVGEAYIVAHSLGCLLAANLAGTAAARQVKAALLVAPCDLEPTHTLHPGKVLFGDMPMGQLPFPTKVVGSLNDRYMSLDRLTLVGRCWGAEIKNIGNAGHINTASGFGRWSGGYQLLEGMKSRTRRRRSVAELPMCPVR; this is encoded by the coding sequence ATGACCGCAGTCCTAATCTTGCCGGGGCTATTCGGATCGGACGAGGCACACTGGCAGCAGCACTGGTTGCGGGACCAGCCTGACAGCCTATGCGTCGTTCAGGATGATTTCAACAATCCAAGGCTCAGTGATTGGATGCTGCGTTTGGAGGAGACGCTCGATGCCGTCGGCGAGGCCTATATCGTTGCCCACAGCCTTGGCTGCCTGCTCGCCGCTAACCTCGCAGGGACAGCTGCCGCCAGACAGGTCAAGGCCGCGCTGCTCGTCGCGCCCTGTGATCTAGAGCCGACGCACACTCTTCACCCTGGGAAAGTCCTCTTCGGCGACATGCCGATGGGGCAATTGCCTTTTCCCACTAAAGTCGTTGGCAGCCTCAACGACCGCTACATGTCGCTCGACCGCCTGACGCTGGTCGGCCGTTGCTGGGGCGCAGAGATAAAGAATATCGGTAACGCCGGACACATCAACACGGCCAGCGGCTTTGGTCGATGGAGCGGCGGTTATCAGCTGCTTGAAGGTATGAAGTCACGCACCCGCCGTCGCAGGTCAGTGGCCGAACTGCCGATGTGCCCGGTTCGGTGA